In Alphaproteobacteria bacterium, the following proteins share a genomic window:
- the addB gene encoding double-strand break repair protein AddB: MKGLYAIPLGNSFVEALVQGLITKTEEDPLSLARHLVILPTRRGCLALQEAFLKATPSGCCILPRILALADIEDGGELPGYTPLENLLPAMPTWQRLGLLSQLVLAFEKQKEGGVLNPAGAVRLAQELMRLVDEVETSGLHLNDLKTLVGADYAAHWQLTLDFLKILTDLWPPIMEQAGFMEPAARKRLILDQIATHWQPTYPVILAGTTGTRPSTARLAKSILNFEQGCVVLPGVDRSLSPVERQSLPPTHPQYTLNQLIQQLGTPEIWPVCLEEASNRSVLISKAMITSPQEDWSISPEMGDEFLSNVQAMEAPSILEEARQIALIMRYELEDPEQVIALVTPDVELGRRVRSELGRWGCHANLSSGLPLSQSLVGRFLLLSSLLTQEMSSAELLALLKHPLFAKGGDRLLHLRATRRFEIDVLRKLAPLNIQTLPFPGHEMCSPLLALNDGKLHSFSEYLTAHATVAQALVGSVEGGESILWGEEDGQNASSLWEALKEHADNFVPLTARDYPPLLRHLMAQEVVRDVEGIGSRLLILGALEARLLQADVVILGGLNEGTWPGVTEDDPWLSRFMRESFGLPPLERKIGLSAHDFSTAMTTPKVYMTRSLKRDGAPTLPSRWWQRLSALLATGGHELTSDPSHPWGTWSDQLDQPQNRITFTPPAPCPPLTARPRKLSVTAVETLLRDPYSIYAKTILNLRPIDPLDVDLSMVERGQAIHQVLDQFVQSGVDPASPEAMTTLESLGREAFGDLLADPRAKAFWWPRFMRMGAWFLDQLMKEQPYIQEIKTEIDGKIDIPTANGPIVLTAKADRIDIMSSGMAQIIDYKTGMVPSKKSVTQGTAPQLTLEGVILSVGGFAQIAPLPVEKLSYWGMTGGTPPGEITSFENPEELLTNAERGVRRLFEAFFGRQTPFHACPDPYNAPVYHDYAHLERLKEWG, from the coding sequence ATGAAAGGCCTTTACGCAATTCCGCTGGGGAATTCATTCGTAGAAGCGCTTGTTCAAGGCTTAATTACCAAGACAGAAGAAGATCCCCTCAGTCTCGCACGACATCTCGTGATTCTACCAACCCGTCGTGGATGTCTCGCCTTACAGGAGGCCTTTTTAAAAGCAACTCCATCCGGATGCTGCATATTGCCGCGCATATTGGCCTTAGCCGATATTGAAGATGGTGGTGAACTCCCAGGGTATACACCCCTTGAGAATCTTCTCCCCGCGATGCCAACCTGGCAGCGATTGGGGTTGTTGAGCCAGTTGGTGCTGGCTTTTGAAAAACAAAAAGAGGGAGGCGTATTAAATCCCGCAGGTGCTGTGCGCCTTGCCCAAGAGCTAATGCGCCTTGTGGATGAAGTTGAAACATCCGGCCTTCATTTAAATGATTTGAAAACTCTTGTCGGCGCAGATTATGCTGCTCACTGGCAGTTAACCCTCGACTTCTTAAAGATTCTGACGGACCTTTGGCCTCCCATTATGGAGCAAGCTGGTTTCATGGAGCCGGCAGCTCGCAAAAGACTCATTCTTGATCAAATTGCCACCCATTGGCAACCAACTTATCCTGTTATTTTGGCAGGTACCACGGGAACGCGTCCCTCGACAGCGCGACTTGCCAAGAGCATATTGAATTTTGAGCAAGGGTGTGTTGTATTACCGGGCGTGGATCGATCTCTTTCACCAGTAGAAAGACAATCCCTCCCCCCAACCCATCCTCAGTATACGCTGAATCAACTCATTCAGCAGTTAGGAACGCCTGAGATTTGGCCAGTTTGTTTAGAGGAAGCTTCAAATCGATCGGTCCTTATTTCAAAAGCAATGATCACATCTCCTCAAGAGGATTGGTCCATTTCCCCAGAAATGGGGGATGAATTTTTATCAAATGTCCAAGCCATGGAAGCCCCTTCAATTTTAGAAGAAGCCCGTCAAATTGCTCTCATCATGCGCTATGAACTGGAGGATCCCGAACAAGTGATTGCGCTTGTGACACCCGATGTTGAGTTGGGACGACGCGTTCGATCTGAATTGGGACGATGGGGATGTCATGCCAACTTATCCAGTGGTTTGCCTCTCTCACAATCTCTTGTCGGTAGATTTCTCCTTTTAAGCAGCCTATTGACCCAAGAGATGAGCTCGGCTGAACTCCTCGCCCTTCTGAAACATCCTCTTTTTGCAAAAGGGGGCGATCGCCTGCTGCATCTTCGAGCAACAAGACGCTTTGAGATTGACGTCTTGCGTAAACTTGCCCCCCTCAACATACAAACGTTGCCCTTTCCAGGACACGAGATGTGCAGCCCCTTGCTCGCCTTGAATGATGGAAAACTTCACTCATTTTCTGAATATTTGACAGCACATGCAACAGTAGCCCAAGCACTCGTAGGGTCCGTTGAGGGGGGTGAGTCCATATTATGGGGAGAAGAGGATGGCCAAAATGCATCCTCATTATGGGAGGCACTCAAAGAACATGCGGATAACTTTGTACCCCTCACAGCCCGGGATTATCCCCCTTTGTTGCGCCATTTGATGGCTCAAGAAGTTGTACGTGATGTTGAGGGTATTGGATCCCGTCTCTTGATTCTAGGCGCCCTGGAAGCGCGTTTGCTTCAAGCGGATGTCGTTATTTTAGGAGGCTTGAACGAAGGGACATGGCCTGGGGTCACAGAGGATGACCCTTGGCTCAGTAGGTTCATGCGGGAAAGTTTTGGGCTCCCGCCATTGGAGCGTAAAATAGGCCTGTCCGCCCATGATTTTTCAACAGCCATGACAACACCAAAAGTCTATATGACACGTTCTTTAAAACGAGATGGCGCGCCCACACTACCCAGTCGTTGGTGGCAACGCTTGTCGGCTTTATTAGCAACGGGGGGCCATGAACTCACTAGTGATCCATCGCACCCTTGGGGGACTTGGTCTGACCAGTTGGATCAACCCCAAAATCGCATTACCTTCACACCACCTGCACCCTGCCCTCCCTTAACTGCACGCCCGAGAAAATTATCGGTCACCGCTGTGGAAACGCTCCTGAGAGACCCTTACAGCATTTATGCAAAAACCATTTTGAATTTGCGGCCTATAGACCCGTTAGATGTGGATTTATCCATGGTGGAACGAGGACAAGCCATCCATCAAGTGTTGGATCAGTTTGTCCAATCCGGTGTTGATCCCGCATCACCAGAAGCAATGACCACCCTTGAATCCTTAGGACGAGAAGCATTTGGAGACTTATTGGCGGATCCTCGCGCAAAAGCTTTCTGGTGGCCCCGTTTCATGAGAATGGGTGCCTGGTTTTTAGACCAATTGATGAAAGAACAACCGTATATTCAAGAAATTAAAACGGAAATTGACGGGAAAATCGATATCCCCACAGCCAATGGGCCAATTGTGCTGACCGCAAAAGCGGATCGGATTGACATCATGTCCTCAGGCATGGCCCAAATCATTGACTATAAAACGGGAATGGTGCCAAGCAAAAAATCTGTGACACAAGGAACAGCGCCTCAACTTACCCTGGAAGGCGTCATTCTGTCGGTAGGAGGATTTGCTCAAATTGCGCCATTGCCTGTGGAAAAATTAAGCTATTGGGGGATGACGGGGGGCACACCCCCAGGAGAGATCACAAGCTTTGAGAATCCGGAAGAATTATTAACAAATGCAGAGCGGGGAGTGCGCCGGCTGTTCGAAGCTTTCTTTGGTCGCCAAACACCCTTCCATGCATGCCCTGATCCTTACAATGCGCCTGTCTATCACGATTATGCTCACCTAGAGCGCTTGAAAGAGTGGGGATAG